In a single window of the Verrucomicrobiia bacterium genome:
- a CDS encoding DUF1802 family protein: MAFKEWAVVVDALGRGEQILILRKGGISEGRGGFQVAQNRFLLFPTLFHQQRESVIPSAQRRYDEIAPHFPPVDTLRLEFFAEIAYAEQLHSLEQAKALRGQHVWRDEVIAERFEWGREKAIFALAVKIFRMPSPVELPMLASYGGCKSWIELEQEIASDGASPVLDDVEFERKLKRLRVSLSEASAVPAKV, translated from the coding sequence GTGGCATTTAAAGAGTGGGCGGTGGTCGTGGATGCGCTCGGGCGCGGCGAGCAGATTTTGATTCTGCGCAAGGGCGGCATCAGCGAGGGACGCGGCGGTTTTCAAGTCGCGCAAAATCGTTTTCTTCTATTTCCAACTTTGTTTCATCAGCAGCGCGAGTCGGTGATTCCTTCCGCGCAACGGCGTTACGACGAAATCGCGCCGCACTTTCCGCCGGTGGACACTTTGCGGTTGGAATTTTTCGCGGAGATTGCGTATGCCGAGCAGTTGCATTCGCTTGAACAGGCAAAGGCATTGCGCGGACAGCATGTCTGGCGGGATGAAGTGATCGCGGAACGATTTGAATGGGGACGCGAGAAAGCCATCTTCGCACTGGCGGTGAAAATTTTTCGGATGCCCTCGCCGGTTGAATTGCCAATGCTGGCTTCGTACGGCGGATGCAAATCGTGGATCGAATTGGAGCAGGAGATCGCGTCGGACGGCGCATCTCCCGTGCTCGACGATGTGGAGTTTGAGCGCAAATTAAAACGGCTGCGGGTATCGCTGAGCGAAGCGTCCGCCGTGCCGGCGAAAGTTTAG
- a CDS encoding MFS transporter, whose product MNSTIRFKLFLMMVLEFFIWGAWLPLIFSYLPALKFSPWEQSIILNAFPVAAIIGMFFSNQFADRNFAAEKFLAFSHLIGGLAMIGLAFTKEFWPFFGLMFVHCLLYVPTLSITNSIAFANMKDAQKEFGFVRMGGTLGWVLAAWPFTFIFVDWAKVHAANPQGFVATIGAALANGLSGPALQAATIWTFIVAGIASLLLAAFSLTLPHTPPKKAGAGGAEKLAWAEAVKLLRHPFVLVLWLVTFVDAVVHNCYFNWAGSFLSADTASGGAGIPGNWVMPVMSIGQVAEMFTMFILGATLKRLGWRTTMILGIIAYPIRFAVWAFFPDHKELIILVQILHGICYAFFFATVYIFAEEYFPKDVRSSAQGLFNVMILGIGALAANSLCPMLAQQTFSHNGITDWHHLFLVPLFIALGSAIALALFFHPPKQTGPVH is encoded by the coding sequence ATGAACAGCACAATCCGCTTCAAACTCTTCCTGATGATGGTCCTGGAATTTTTCATCTGGGGCGCATGGCTGCCGCTGATCTTTAGTTATTTGCCCGCGCTGAAATTTTCACCGTGGGAACAATCCATCATCCTTAACGCCTTCCCCGTCGCCGCGATCATTGGAATGTTTTTCAGCAACCAATTCGCCGACCGCAATTTTGCCGCCGAAAAATTCCTGGCATTCAGTCATCTCATCGGTGGACTTGCCATGATCGGGCTCGCGTTCACCAAGGAATTCTGGCCGTTTTTTGGCCTCATGTTTGTCCATTGCCTTCTCTACGTGCCCACGCTTTCCATCACGAATTCGATCGCGTTTGCGAACATGAAAGATGCGCAAAAGGAATTCGGCTTTGTCCGCATGGGCGGCACGCTCGGCTGGGTGCTCGCGGCGTGGCCGTTCACTTTTATTTTTGTGGACTGGGCTAAAGTTCACGCGGCGAATCCGCAAGGTTTTGTGGCGACCATTGGCGCCGCGCTCGCAAATGGCCTCAGCGGACCGGCGTTGCAAGCCGCGACAATTTGGACATTTATCGTGGCGGGAATCGCGTCGCTTCTGCTCGCGGCCTTCAGCCTGACGCTCCCGCACACACCACCGAAAAAAGCCGGCGCGGGCGGTGCGGAGAAATTGGCTTGGGCTGAGGCAGTAAAACTTTTGCGGCATCCTTTCGTACTCGTGCTCTGGCTCGTCACCTTCGTAGATGCCGTCGTTCACAATTGCTACTTCAACTGGGCTGGTTCATTTCTCAGCGCGGATACCGCCAGCGGAGGCGCGGGCATTCCCGGCAACTGGGTCATGCCCGTCATGAGCATTGGCCAGGTCGCGGAAATGTTTACCATGTTCATTCTCGGCGCCACGCTCAAGCGGCTCGGCTGGCGCACGACCATGATCCTCGGCATCATCGCTTACCCGATTCGTTTCGCGGTGTGGGCCTTTTTTCCCGACCACAAGGAACTCATCATCCTCGTGCAAATCCTCCACGGCATCTGCTATGCATTTTTCTTTGCGACAGTTTATATTTTCGCCGAGGAATATTTTCCAAAAGATGTTCGCTCAAGTGCGCAGGGACTTTTCAATGTCATGATCCTTGGCATCGGCGCGCTCGCCGCAAACTCGCTTTGCCCGATGCTTGCGCAGCAAACTTTCAGTCACAACGGCATCACCGATTGGCACCATCTTTTCCTGGTGCCGCTCTTCATCGCGCTCGGCTCGGCCATTGCGCTGGCGTTGTTCTTTCACCCGCCAAAACAAACCGGCCCGGTGCATTGA
- a CDS encoding GrpB family protein, with translation MPSKIIVCDYAAAWPDQFAQLKRIIWPTVSDIALAIEHVGSTAVAGLAAKPIIDLDIVISSAPDLPAIIERLKNLGYEHLGNLGIEGHEAFRAPPGPIDHHLYVCLAESIAFKNHIRLRDRLRNDALVRKQYGDLKRDLALKFPDSIDAYVDGKTEFILNLLKDAGMAAPDLESIRNANKIF, from the coding sequence ATGCCGTCGAAAATAATCGTCTGCGATTATGCTGCGGCGTGGCCGGATCAATTCGCGCAGTTAAAGCGAATCATTTGGCCCACAGTAAGTGACATCGCACTTGCCATTGAGCACGTCGGCAGCACGGCTGTGGCCGGACTCGCCGCGAAACCGATCATTGATCTCGACATCGTCATTTCCAGCGCGCCCGACCTTCCGGCTATCATTGAGCGATTGAAAAATCTCGGTTACGAACACCTTGGCAACCTCGGCATTGAAGGCCACGAAGCCTTTCGCGCGCCGCCTGGCCCGATAGATCATCATCTTTACGTTTGCCTGGCAGAAAGCATCGCGTTCAAAAATCATATTCGCCTGCGTGATCGCCTGCGAAACGACGCGCTCGTGCGAAAACAATACGGAGATCTGAAACGCGACCTCGCCTTGAAATTCCCTGATTCGATAGACGCCTATGTGGATGGCAAAACCGAATTCATCTTGAATCTGCTGAAAGATGCGGGGATGGCCGCGCCCGACCTCGAATCAATCCGCAACGCAAATAAAATATTCTAG
- the lipA gene encoding lipoyl synthase, translating to MTITELKPRPRLPEWLRIKLPTSDSFAHTRGLLDELKLHTVCESAKCPNHWECWSKGTATFMIAGDRCTRACGFCAVSTAKPLPLEADEPARVAEATKRMRLKHVVITAVARDDLADGGAEHFRKTIETVRAANPGIVIEVLTPDFLDRDEAIDAVLRASPEIFNHNLETVRRLTPSVRSRATYDRSLSVLGKVKAKRGAEIYTKSGLMLGLGETEEELFAAMEDLRRVNCDMLTLGQYLQPTLKHLPVVEFVSPERFAKYKGVADEIGFVHVASGPMVRSSYHADEFHLPSVK from the coding sequence ATGACCATCACCGAACTCAAACCGCGTCCGCGCCTGCCGGAATGGCTGCGCATCAAATTGCCGACGTCGGACAGTTTTGCGCATACGCGCGGCCTGCTCGACGAGTTGAAATTGCACACGGTTTGCGAGAGTGCCAAGTGTCCGAATCATTGGGAATGCTGGAGCAAAGGTACGGCGACGTTCATGATTGCGGGCGACCGCTGCACGCGGGCGTGCGGATTTTGCGCGGTATCCACGGCGAAACCGCTGCCGCTCGAAGCCGACGAACCGGCGCGGGTGGCGGAAGCGACGAAGCGCATGCGGCTCAAGCACGTGGTCATCACGGCGGTGGCGCGCGATGATCTGGCGGACGGCGGCGCGGAACATTTTCGCAAAACGATCGAGACGGTGCGCGCGGCGAACCCGGGAATCGTCATCGAAGTGTTGACGCCGGATTTTCTGGATCGCGATGAGGCGATTGACGCGGTGCTGCGCGCGAGCCCGGAGATATTTAATCACAACCTGGAAACGGTGCGGCGTTTGACGCCTTCGGTGCGGTCGCGCGCGACGTACGACCGGTCACTGAGCGTGCTCGGAAAAGTGAAGGCGAAACGCGGTGCGGAAATTTATACGAAGTCGGGATTGATGCTCGGGTTGGGCGAGACGGAGGAGGAATTATTTGCCGCGATGGAAGATTTGCGGCGGGTGAATTGCGACATGCTCACGCTGGGACAATATTTGCAGCCGACGTTGAAGCATTTGCCGGTGGTGGAATTTGTTTCACCGGAGCGGTTTGCCAAATATAAGGGCGTGGCGGACGAGATAGGTTTCGTGCATGTGGCGAGCGGACCGATGGTGCGGAGTTCGTATCACGCGGATGAATTTCATTTGCCGTCGGTGAAGTAG
- a CDS encoding glutaredoxin family protein, whose translation MKARLFIKPFCGWCDKAVKWLDAHDVDYEVVDVIANDSAYEEMVKISGQGLAPVLDVDGDVLADFGPEELPGFFKRIAK comes from the coding sequence ATGAAAGCACGTCTATTTATTAAGCCCTTTTGCGGTTGGTGCGATAAAGCGGTCAAGTGGCTTGACGCCCACGACGTTGACTACGAGGTTGTGGACGTGATCGCGAATGATTCGGCTTATGAAGAGATGGTAAAAATTTCCGGGCAGGGCCTCGCGCCGGTTTTAGATGTGGATGGCGACGTGTTGGCGGATTTTGGGCCGGAGGAATTGCCGGGATTTTTCAAGAGGATCGCAAAATAG
- the gcvH gene encoding glycine cleavage system protein GcvH: MSNIPTDLKYVKSHEWVRVSGDTATIGITDHAQQELTDVVFVELPALNRQVKAGEACAVVESVKTASDIYSPVSGQVVEINKAVSDNPALVNSEPYAGGWFYKIKLSNPSELDALLSADKYKAQVNG, translated from the coding sequence ATGTCTAATATTCCTACGGACTTGAAATATGTGAAATCGCACGAGTGGGTGCGGGTAAGCGGCGACACGGCGACCATCGGCATCACCGACCATGCGCAACAGGAATTGACTGACGTGGTGTTCGTGGAATTGCCGGCGCTCAATCGCCAGGTAAAAGCGGGCGAGGCCTGCGCGGTCGTTGAATCCGTGAAAACCGCGAGCGATATTTATTCGCCGGTCAGTGGGCAAGTCGTTGAAATCAATAAGGCGGTGAGTGACAATCCCGCGCTGGTGAACAGCGAGCCGTACGCGGGCGGATGGTTTTATAAAATCAAGTTGAGCAATCCTTCCGAATTGGACGCTCTGCTCAGCGCGGATAAATACAAAGCGCAAGTCAACGGTTAG
- the gcvT gene encoding glycine cleavage system aminomethyltransferase GcvT produces MLKRTPLFELHQKLGGKLVEFGGWEMPVQYTSIMDEHLVVRKAAGIFDISHMGEVLLSGAGTESFLNHVLTNDIRKLAVGQGQYTLMCNEHGGVVDDLYAYRLADAEYLLIINAGRITEDVAWLEKQLAAFPDRASVQFKNVSDQTGAVAVQGPRVAEMINQCFPGASKKGTMVAQASDLKKNHAGQFDFAGTPVWVSRTGYTGEDGFEIVSPAEVIAAVWSKVLAVGHPYCLQPAGLGARDTLRTEVCYPLYGHELDEQTTPIEAGVGFFVALDKGDFIGRAVLAEQKAKGVTKKCVAFKMTDKCPPPRPHYAIWSGEKKIGEVVSGTQSPSLGIGIGMGYVPPEFAKPQTPIEIEIRGKRFAAVIVPKPIYRKAD; encoded by the coding sequence ATGTTGAAGCGCACGCCACTTTTTGAATTGCACCAAAAACTCGGCGGCAAGCTCGTCGAGTTCGGAGGCTGGGAAATGCCGGTGCAATACACGAGCATCATGGATGAACATCTCGTGGTGCGAAAAGCGGCGGGGATTTTCGATATTTCGCACATGGGCGAAGTGCTGCTGAGCGGCGCGGGCACGGAAAGTTTTTTGAATCACGTGCTCACGAATGACATTCGCAAGCTCGCCGTGGGGCAGGGGCAATATACGTTGATGTGCAATGAACACGGTGGTGTGGTGGATGATTTATATGCGTATCGCCTCGCGGATGCCGAATATTTATTGATCATCAATGCCGGACGAATCACTGAGGACGTGGCGTGGCTGGAGAAACAGCTTGCGGCATTTCCCGATCGAGCGTCGGTGCAATTTAAAAATGTTTCCGACCAAACCGGCGCGGTCGCGGTGCAGGGACCGCGCGTCGCGGAAATGATCAATCAATGTTTTCCTGGAGCCTCAAAAAAAGGGACGATGGTTGCGCAGGCCTCGGACTTGAAAAAGAATCACGCCGGACAATTTGATTTTGCCGGGACGCCGGTGTGGGTCTCTCGAACCGGATACACGGGTGAAGATGGTTTTGAAATTGTGAGCCCGGCGGAAGTCATCGCGGCCGTGTGGTCAAAAGTCCTCGCGGTGGGACATCCATACTGCCTGCAACCAGCCGGCCTGGGCGCGCGCGATACCTTGCGCACGGAAGTTTGTTATCCACTTTACGGCCATGAGTTGGATGAGCAGACGACGCCCATCGAGGCGGGCGTGGGATTTTTCGTGGCGCTGGACAAAGGCGATTTTATCGGGCGCGCCGTGCTGGCTGAACAGAAGGCCAAGGGCGTGACGAAAAAGTGCGTTGCGTTTAAGATGACGGACAAATGCCCGCCACCGCGTCCGCATTATGCAATTTGGAGCGGCGAAAAAAAAATCGGCGAAGTGGTGAGCGGCACGCAAAGTCCGTCGCTGGGAATTGGCATCGGCATGGGTTATGTGCCGCCGGAATTTGCCAAGCCGCAAACGCCGATTGAAATTGAAATTCGCGGGAAGCGTTTCGCCGCGGTGATCGTGCCCAAACCCATTTATCGAAAAGCTGATTGA
- a CDS encoding FAD-binding oxidoreductase yields MPKNVADMVIETVTLELPDTKTLKIKWPEGYDADFKTGQFITVYWPDTPSYKRAYSLSSCALDRGFYEITVKRDGKMGTRIVDWAKAGDTLGVIQPVGKFLPVLEPNKHLICIAGGSGVTPFRGFVRDATRRKLETEITILYSVRTTNDIIFDEEFRQLEQENPNFNFYVTCTRLSAGDPWPGRRGRIDAAWIKEHIADMPNTVFYACGPNELVEGTQHLVMNELGVPKNQMLVEKWG; encoded by the coding sequence ATGCCGAAAAATGTTGCGGACATGGTGATCGAAACGGTGACGCTGGAGTTGCCGGACACCAAAACGCTGAAAATAAAATGGCCCGAGGGCTATGACGCGGACTTCAAGACCGGGCAGTTCATCACGGTTTATTGGCCGGACACGCCGAGCTACAAACGGGCGTATTCGCTGTCGTCGTGCGCACTGGATCGCGGGTTTTACGAGATCACGGTGAAGCGCGACGGCAAGATGGGCACGCGCATCGTGGATTGGGCGAAGGCGGGCGATACACTCGGCGTGATCCAGCCGGTGGGAAAATTTCTGCCGGTGCTTGAGCCGAACAAACATTTGATCTGCATCGCGGGTGGTTCGGGCGTAACGCCGTTTCGCGGTTTCGTGCGCGATGCCACGCGGCGCAAGCTCGAAACGGAAATCACGATTCTCTACAGCGTGCGCACGACCAACGATATTATTTTTGACGAGGAATTTCGCCAGTTGGAACAGGAGAATCCGAATTTCAATTTTTACGTGACCTGCACACGGCTGTCGGCGGGCGATCCGTGGCCGGGACGGCGCGGGCGCATTGACGCCGCATGGATCAAGGAGCACATCGCCGATATGCCCAACACGGTTTTTTATGCGTGCGGGCCGAATGAATTGGTCGAAGGCACGCAGCATCTCGTGATGAACGAACTTGGCGTTCCCAAAAACCAGATGCTGGTGGAGAAGTGGGGTTGA